ATAATGCCGCTGAAGCGATAATTCGGACGGTTCTTGAACATCCGGAGGATCGGGTTAACCGTAAGCGTCTGCGAAGCACGCTCCGTCCCCTGATGATTATGAATCCGCACAAAAAAAGCCTCATACTCCGTATGCTTCGCGCACACCAGCAGCTCCTCCCGGCTCCCCGGCTCCAGCTCCTCATCTGCATCCAGCACCAGAATCCAGGTGCCCTGCGCCAGGGCCAGTCCGGCATTGCGTGCGGCGGCAAAATCCCCGTTCCACGGGTAATTGATGATCCGGGCACCGAAGCTGCGGGCGATCTGGCGGGTGGCGTCGGTGGAGCCAGTGTCCACAATGATGATTTCATCCACAGTCCCGCGCACACTCCGGAGACAACGGGCCAGGTTGTCGGCTTCATTTTTGACGATCATGCACAAGGAGATCAACAGTTGCTCTGGTTTCGTGGTCATAAGCTCAGCTCCGCTCCTCTCTGCCGCTGGGTGTAATTCCACTTCGTATGCCAGGGGGTGCAGCGCAGCACCGCGATGGATTGGGCAACCGCTGCCCTGTCCTCCTGAAGCGGCCCCTGAGCCGGCTGTCCCGCCCCCTGGAGACGTTCTACAGCTTCTGCGAGCCGCTGCTCCGCCAGATACAGATAACAGAGCGCCAGTCCGGTGCTGACGGCATCGTCTGCAGGCGATTCCCCCAGGGCAAGCCGGTACCAGCCCGCAGCCTCCGCATAATGCCCTTTATCTATGAGCAGTTCTCCGAGATACCGCAGGGTTGCGCCCGAAGCGTCTTTACTGTCTGCAAGGCTGATGAATAGTTCCCCCGCCTCTGCACGCCAGCCTTCCTCATACAGCGCTTCTGCCAGAGTGCGTGTATGTGCCGGGAGGCGTCCAACCAGCCGCTTGCCCAGCGCGATGAACTGGTGCTTCACAGCGAGCCTTATCACCTCGGCAAGCAGCGGAGAGTCCCCGGTGCTAGCGAAGTCTCCCTGCGGCTCAGCGGAATCAAGAGACAATTCCCTGTCGATCTCAAGCACTGCGAAGCGCACTTCCGCAGGGAATTGCAGCCACAGCTCCTCCTGCAGCCTCCCGCCCAGCTCCCACGTTAAGACGGCCTCAAGCAGGCAGAGCTGCCGCAGAGTCTCCGCATTTAGGCCATCCGGTGACAGTTGGGTGGGATTAGCCCGCAGCTTGGCGGTAGTCTTCCTGAATGTATGATAATTTCCGGTAATGATCCAGGAAGACAGCAGGAACAGCAAGGTGTCCTCTTCCAGCGGACAGACGGCGGGCGGCAGCTCTGCAATCGCCTTATAAGCGTCCAGCCGATACAATGTTCCGATTATTGCGGTTCTTGAAGCACGCTGCGCTGTACCGGTTAGCTGTATCAAGAGTGCGGCAATCTCTCCATCCGGCACCTCCAGCTCCTGAAAAGCAGAAGTGATCCCCTCCAGAGCGGGGAGATACAGGGAGTGCTGCTGTAGCGCTCGATGGTACAGCTGCGCGGCTTCCTTCTGCTTCCCGAGCTGCTGGAAAATGGCCCCCATCCGGTGCAGCGGGCGGAAGCTGTCCATGCCCTGTTCAGTGACATATGCTCTGCGCGGAGCCGGGGCAGACGTGGTATCTATGGCGTGCTGGTAAGACTGGACAGCGCGTTCATAGAACCCTTGGCTCTCCCAGGACTGGCCCTGCATGTAATGCAGGTCGGGATAATCTCCATAACGTGTCAGCTCGCGGGTCAGCAGGCTGTCGACCGCTTTTACATGACCGTTGGCCAAATCAATTGTACACAGATCGCGAATGATCGAGGGACGGTAAGAGGCCTGAAGCGGAGCGAGGGTAAGACTCTGGCGCAGCAGTTCTCCGGCTTCCTTCAGCCGCCCGCCCTGACAGCAGTTGACCGCCAGATTATAACGGGTGAACACATCGTCAGGCTCTTCCGCAAGTGCAAGACGCAGCAGGTGCTCGTTGCGGCTGATTTTATGCCTGGCGCTCATGACCGGGGGCAGGTAGCCGAAGTGAAGAATCTCTATTGGACTGGCCCAGGTGGCGGCGGACCCATGTTTTGTGAGAATAGAGGACTCCACGCTCTCATGAATTCTTCCACTGAAAAGATAGCCCTGCCCACCCCGGAACAACCGCACCGGATAGTGATACAGACGATCCTCGGGCCTGCTTCCCAGCAGGTTCTCTATACGCACCGTGTACGCTTCGGCTGTGCTGCCCACGAGAATCTCCTTAATTGACGCTATGGAAGTTTGCAGGATTTCATCTGCATCCAGAACCAGTATCCAGCTGCTGGCTGCATGGGAGAGACCGGTATTGCGTGCTTCTGAGAAATGATGATTCCACTGGGCTTCAATGACCGTTGCCCCATATCTGCGGGCGATCTCCACGGACGAATCGGTTGAGCCGGTATCGACAACGATGATTTCATCGGCGCCCTGCAGGCTGGCTAGACAACGGGGGAGCAGCTCGGCTTCATTGTTGACAATGAGCTGTACTCCGAGTGTAGGTGTGGCAGATAGATTCAAGATTGTTCCTCCTTCGCGGGCCTTAGTTCCTCCGGGTATTCTGCAAAAATAAGCATGTATAAGCGTGCCGTCTTATGTAGATGCGGAATACCGCACAGGAAAGAGTACATGGGTACCCATGCACTCCTCTCTTCTGCATCGTATGACGGTAACTAGGCTTACGTTCCTTGTGCATCAAAAATAACATTAAGCGTAGAAGCTGCACCCGGCGTGGCGGATTGATAGGAAAGGCGGGTGTATTTCAGGAACCGGGCAGGCACAATTACGTCTACAGAACCTGCTGCCAGCGGGTTGTCTCCGGTCGTATCGACGAAATAGTTGGTTCCGTCTGCGCTGATTTCGACCCGTGTATTCACCGGATTGGCCCCGGTATTCACAATGAAGTAGGAATAGGTGCCAAGGACACTGGTATTGTTGGCAGGCAGCGGCGTATAGGTATCCGAAGTAGCAATTGCCGATGTAGGCAGCTCAACGAAGCTGCGCTGGGAAATGGAGGTCACGCTGCTCAGTGTACCAGCGGTGATAGTCGCACCAAGCACGCTAGTAATGGTACCGCCGAGGATATTGGTCACTGTACCAGCGGATGATAGAGTACCAGCGGTGATAGTCGCACCAAGCACGCTAGTAATGGTACCGCCGAGGATATTGGTCACTGTACCAGCGGATGATAGAGTACCAGCGGTGATAGTCGCACCAAGCACACTAGTAATCGTACCGTCTAGCAGGTTAGTCACTGTACCAGCAGATGATAGAGTACCAGCGGTGATAGTCGCACCAAGCACGCTAGTAATCGTACCGTCTAGCAGGTTAGTCACTGTACCAGCGGATGTTAATGTACCAGCGGTGATAGTCGCACCAAGCACGCTAGTAATGGTACCGTCTAGCAGATTAGTCACTGTACCAGCGGATGATAGAGTACCAGCGGTGATAGTCGCACCAAGCACGCTAGTAATGGTACCGTCTAGCAGGTTAGTCACTGTACCAGCAGATGATAGAGTACCAGCGGTGATAGTCGCACCAAGCACGCTAGTAATCGTACCGCCGAGGATGTTGGTTACTGTACCAGCAGATGTTAATGTACCAGCAGTGATCGTTGCGCCAAGTACACTAGAGATGGTGCCGTTCAAAATGACGGTGGTCAGGTTCCCGCTGGCATCCGTAGTTAACGGCCGGTCGATCAGGGTCGAGGGGTCCCGGCCAAAAATAAGCGTACGCAAATTATCCGGGTTTGCCTGAAATGAACTGAAATTTGGCAAATGGAGTCATCCTTTCTGTGGGCAATTTTTGCTGTCAGCCTGCTCATGAAAAGACCCAAACCGTCGTCTGGGTCCTTAAGCATGTATAGTCTGCCAGTTAATAGAGGGAGGAGCGTGTAGCTGGGCAGGAACCATTCGAATGGTGTGATATTAGGATATGGAGCTTTTTAAGAGAATGACTGGGTTACCTCTGCAAAAATACGCAGCTGCCAAACAACCTGCCGGACAGCCTCGCATACTATGAACATATGCTAGACCGACAGAAGGAGTGAGAATATGCCGAATGAGACTGTATTTAACCAGAATAGCCAGCCGCTGTATACCGAGCAGGTTAACACCTATATTGCACCCGGAATTGATACTCTGCCTGAAGCGGGAGCTGCGATGTCAGGTTTATTGTTTGGAATTCCTTTTGCCTCCACGGTGGGTACTTCCACCCCGCTTGTCATGCAGGTAGCTAATCCCGGCGGTAGCGGACGTACCTTATATATCTCCCGCATTATCGCAAGCACGGGTACAGCGTCGGTCACTTTAACACTATTGCGCAATGCAACGGTGGGCGGCTCAACAATTACTCCGGTTAACTATAACTTCGGGAGTTCAGTCACCAGCATCAGTACTGCCCGGACCGCTACGGCCGCGCCTACAGGTTCTCCGGCGACATTAATGTCGATGCAGCTGGCTATAGGCCCGGTCATCCTTAATATGGACGGCAGGATTATCCTGCCACCCGGCAACTCGCTTACACTATCGGTAACGATTGCATCAGGGAGTACTGCGGCAACGGGAAATATCAGCTGGTGGGAATTCTGAGCGGAAGGGGAGAGGATGAACCATGCCCAATAACTATGTAATCAATGACAATGACCAGCCGGTCTATGTGGAAATGACGAATACCTTCCGTGCACCGGATATCAGCGCCCCGCCAGAGATCAGCGCTTCGCAGGCAGCCGTATTATTCTCGGCGAATGCCTCGAACTCGGCAACGATCGTGCTGTCGCTTCTCTCGGCCGTTATTTCGGTCCGCATCAGTAATCCTGCGGGCAGCGGCCGGACCTTGTATCTGTCCCGGATCAGCGGCAGTATTGGCGGTACCTCGGTGCTGACCTCGATCTCCGGCAGCTTTACCATTGTCAAAGGAGGGACGATATCCTCGCCGTCCACGGTGACGCCGGTGAATAATAATCTGGCCAGCGCAGCAGCCAGCTCCATGACGGTCCAGTCCAGCGCAGCAGCTATTTCCGGGGGCAGTGTGCTGGCGAATGTTCAGATTGCGCCGGGTGTGTTCAGTCCGGCTTTTACCGGCAGCATTATCGTCCCTCCGAACAATGTCATCAGCATCAGCGTAAGCTCCTCAAGCGCGGCAGTCGGGACAATTATATCTGCATTAAGCCTGAACTGGTGGGAGAGATAGCAGGTTGGTGCTTCAGCACCTCTATAGATGATTCACGCTAGACATTATCCTTCTATTTCTTGCTGAAGTAATACCGTCGCTACAAGGAGGCCGAACCCGTGTCGGCTTGACTTTAGGATGTCTAAGGTTTATTTTTCTATAAATGGATGAAATAGAGGATTGGGGAGGAGGAAGGATGGAGACTTGTCTATTTATACACGGCTTCACCGGAGGCAAATACGAGATTTCTCCGCTTGCGCAGTATCTGGAGGCGAATGGCTATGTGTCCAGAATGTTTACCTTGCATGGACATGGAGGCGGCAGAAGGGAGCTGCTCCACTCAAGCCGGGGGGACTGGCAGCTAAGCGCCGAGGAGGAACTCAAGCAGCTATTCCCAAGCTCCGACAAAGTACATCTGATCGGCTTCTCTACCGGAGCGCTGATTGCATCGTGTCTGTCCGTTCAGTATTCTTCCCGGATTCAGTCGCTCACTCTGTTGTCTACCCCGGTGTATCCGCTCAATCCGGCCGAGATTCTGCGCACACTGGTCCGCCCGGAGATGCTGCGGAATTATCTGAGCAAATGGGGCTCTACACCCATGAAGGCCACGCGGGAGTTCCAGCGGCTGGTTCGTGAGAGCTTCCAGGTCTATCCGCAGCTGGAGGTGCCGACCTTGATTGTACAGGGCAGTCGGGATCATCTGGTGAGATTCAAAAGTGCGGGCTATCTCCGGCAGACGATCCCCTCGGAACGCAAACAGGTGCTGATTATGGAGCAAAGCGGACATATGGTCTGCCATAGCGCGGAGAGTCCTGCGATGATGGATGAAGTACTCCGGTTTATCCGCCGCTCGGGCGAGTCCGGGTAAACGAAGAACCCTTCCAGGGCTGGAAAGGGTTCTTCTGTCTGTCGCTTACTCTATGATATACATTGACATTGCGGAGGGGGCGTGGTATTTTCAGCTTAAGGAAACCGGTTTCCTTGCTAAAAGGGGATGAATACCTTCCTCCGCTATTCTACTATTCCGTTATTTCGTGATTCTGTTAGTTATTCCGCAGCAGCCCCGCCGCTTCGCTTGGAAGATAACCGGGGAATTAACTCCGGCTCCAGCAGTTGTCCGCTCACGGCAGCTTCTTTGTTATCCAGTTTGTCCATCAATAGCCGTCCTGCGGATGCGCCGAGCTGGAAGGTATCCATATCGAGTGAAGTCAGCGGAGGAGTAGTGTAGGGAGACAAGGGATAATCATCGAACGTGGCAATGCCCAGCTGTGAAGGAATGGAGATATTCAATTCCCGGGCCGCCTGCAGCACACCGTAAGCGGAGAAGTTGCTCATGCAGACGATGGAGCCGGGGGAATTCGCACTTTGCAGCAGCTGCTTGGCTGCCTGATAGCCATCCTCCTGGGCCGCACGGCCATTGATGATCCAGCCGCTGTGCACAGCCATTCCCGCCTCGCCGAGTGCCCGCTGATAGCCGGCTGCACGGCGCAGGAAGAGCGGCTCATCCTTCTCACCGCCGATGAAGGCCACAGACGGATAGCCCTGCTCCAGCAGATGCCGGGTCAGCATGAATCCGCCCAGCTCATTGTCGCAATCGACCCAGATTCCCGGAGCGTTGATCTCACCGATGGAGATATAAGGGAACTCAAGACGGTTCAGCTCCGCACACAGGTCTGGAGTCAGCACTGAGGTGTTGGCAATAATGCCGTCCACCCGCTTATTCAGCACCAGCCTCTGCAGGAAATGCCCCTCCGCATGGTCATGCTGGATATTGGCAATGGTCAGCTCATATTTCAGAGGACCGATGACGCTCTCCACCCCGCCGATAATGTTATAAAAGAACTGGTTGAGAAACTCGCTTTCCTTAGACATATCAATCAGGATAGCTATCGTATTGCTGCTCTGTCTGGCTAGTCCGGTGGCGATGCTGCTCGGAGTATAGTTCATCTGCTTGATGATGTCCCGGACCCGGGCCTTCGTTTCCTCGGATATTTTGGGAGAGTCGTTCATGACCTTGGATACAGTGGATTTCGCGACACCCGCTGCCTGGGCGATATCCTTAATAGTAACTTTCATAGCTTTCCCTCCCGTCCTTACGGTATGGTTCGCCCTAATGGCGAACTTTGTTCTACCTGTCATAATAACACAGTTGCTGAAGCTGCTCTATGCGGCATAAAAGGAGACTATACAGTATGCTTAACCGGTTATTCGTCTATCACACAGCGGAGGACCCCTTCGCCTTCCCGGCAGGCCCCCGCCTGCTTAAACTCAGACTATTCGTGCAGAGCGGACAGTCCCTGTCCTGCACGGTTGTCCACGCTGACCGTTATGATTCACCTGGTCATGAGCTTCCACAGGAGATGGAGCGGACCGGCTGTGCCGGAGCGTATGACATACATGAAGCCCTGGTTCCGGCCGGGACTGGAAAATGCCGTTATCTGTTCCACATCGGGAATCCAGCGGGCGAATACATATGGTACGGGGAGCGGGGATGCTCGGAGAACAGGGAGCAGGCGGGTGCCTTTCAGTATGCCTATATTCACCGCCCGCACGCCATCGCGCTGCCTGCCTGGAGTTCAGATGCGGTAGTCTACCAGATTTATCCCGAGAGCTACCATCAGGGGACGCTTCAAGGCATTACTGACAAGCTTACATACTTGCAAGAGCTTGGCGTAACTGCTATTTATATGACGCCTATCTTTGAATCGCCTTCCGGGCATAAGTACAATACCTCCGATTACTATAAGGTAGACCCCGGATTCGGGACGCTTGAGGATCTGAAGACGCTGGTCGGGACTGCACACCGGCTGGGGATGAAGGTCCTGCTGGATGCGGTTTTTAACCATTCCGGCGATACCTTTTTTGCCTTCCGGGATGTCTTGGAGCATGGAGAGGCCTCGCGCTACAAAGACTGGTTCTTCATCCATTCCTTCCCGGTCAGTACTACGCCGGCTCCCGGCTATGAGACCTTCGCCAAGGCGGAGGCGAGTATGCCGAAGCTGAATATGGATCATCCCGAGGTAGCGGATTATATGATGAACGTAGCCAGGTATTGGGTGCGGGAAGCAGGTATCGACGGCTGGAGGCTGGATGTGGCCAATGAGGTGACTCCGGCCTTCTGGACAAGATTGCGGCGGGAGCTGAAGGCGGAATTCCCGGACCTTCTGCTGATCGGCGAGATTATGCATGCTTCCGGGCCTTGGCTGCGGGGAGACCAGTTCGACGGCGGCATGAATTACCTGCTGCGGGATGCGGTGCTGGAGTTTTTTGCAGCGCAGTCTGCGGGTCCGACCCGGTTCATGGAACAACTGCTGCATCAGGAGGCCTTGTACAATGATCAGGCCAATTCGGCGATGTTCCAGCTGCTGGGCAGCCACGATACACTGCGTTTCCTGACTGCCTGCAAGGAGGGAGGGCGGGGCTGGGACCGGGAAGCTACGGCAATGAGCCGGATGCGGCTGGCTGTCTTTTTCCAGATGACCTATATAGGCCTGCCGATGATCTATTATGGGGATGAGGTTGGAATGGAAGGTGCGACAGACCCGGATTGCAGGAGGCCGATGCTCTGGGAGGAGCAGGCTCAGCATACCGGACTGCTGGACTGGTACAAGCGGCTTATCTCGCTGAGAAAAGAGCATGAGGTCCTGCACCGAGGGGCTTTCCGCCCCTGGTTCACAGATGAGACGCGGGGTATCCTTGGCTATGTCCGGCGCAGCGGGCAGGACCAGATGGGGCTGATTATCAATAACTCCCCCAACCGCTACCATCTGGAGCTGCCGGCCTACCGTTCGGACACCAAAGTGCTGACCGAGCTGTTAAGCGGACACACCCTCCGCAGCTCAAGCAAGCTTCTTGTGGAGATCGGGCCGTTTGGCTGTCTGATGCTGCACTAACCTGTAACCTCTGTCCCGGGCAAGAGAGTAAAGGACTCTGAGGGGGCAGCCTGCAGGTGTTATTTCTTCTTTTTGTTTTGCCGCAGCTGCCGGAATTCCTGGTTCTCCCATTGCTTGAGCAACGGGTAGGGATCGAAGGCCCATTCCGTAATTCCGCGGTCACGGTAGATGCCATAATGCAGGTGGGGCGGGAACTTGCCCTGTGTGCCCGGGCTGCCGTAGCCGGAGCTGCCGACCCAGCCGATGGTCTGTCCCGGAGTGACAATATCCCCCCGCAGGAGGGATTTCTCATACCCCATCAGGTGGGCATAATAATGGTAGCGGTTCTCGATATCGCGGATACCGATGCGCCATCCGCCGTAGCGGTTCCAGCCCTTGGTCTCAACAATGCCGAAGCAGGTGCTGCGCACCGTCAAGCCATGCGGCGCGAACAGATCCGTGCCTTCGTGAATGCGCGCGCCGCCCCAGCTCCGGCCCGTTCCCCAGGTGCTGCGGTAGGCATAATTGGTCCCTATCGGCAGCGGAAATGCACTGCCGGACAGGTCCAGCCGTCCGAAATGCTCATATAGCTTGGCGAACTGGGAGACGCGCTGGGCGGCCCGCCCGTTGTGATAGTACTCCCAGATCCCAATATTGAAGTCCGTAGCGGAATCCCCGTATTTGAGCAAGTGGCTAGCCATGCTGTATAGCACATCTGCATCGCTCTCGGGATCTGCGATGCCGTCCCCTGATCCGTCCAGCCCGAAGCCGCCGAAGAAGCGGATCGATTCGGGCTGCTTGTCGTTCTGATCCGGGTTCAGCGGACCGGACCATACCGGCGCCGGAATCATAATTCCGGTAAGCCGTGGCTTAGCCGCTGCAGAAGGGGGTTCTGCGGCGGCTGTTTTTTTGCTCTTCCTGGCAATGGTCCGTTCGTACTGATCGATGGCAGCGAAGCGGTACCAGGGAATGCCGGTTGCCGCGCCCATCTGCTCAAAGAGCTGCTTGCGGTCAGCGGCGGCAGTCTCTTTGCTGTTTGCGGGAGCGGGAGAAGGACTACCTGAGCTCAGTTCTGGAATTTTATGATAACGGGCAGCTTGGGCATGTTCGGCAGGACTACCGCTCCAGAGCAGGGCGGCGGCAGATATGCACATCAAGGTTCTGCGGGTGTAGGGGCTTTTTAATAAGGCCAGCATAATCTCATCCTCCTGCGTTTGGGCGCATGAATTGCATATAGGTTTGCGGAAGCGGCACCCGGGCCGGGTGCTTTTCTTTAGATTGAAGCAAAAGGACTTTTTTTATCCATGACCGCTCCAAGGTTCACAAAAACAGGCAAACGCCTACTTCACATGCTATAATATGAGGCAGCAACTTTTGACTGTGAAAGAAATGGACATTGACATTCAGATCGAAAGCGGGGTCTCATCACTTTGACTAATCGAACAGCCAAACAGCCCAAGCCAGACTGGATCAAAATCAAGTTAACCACCGGTGAAGAATATCAGGAAATTAAGGGTATGATGCGCTCGAAGACGTTACATACCGTATGCGAGGAAGCACGCTGTCCTAATATTTATGAGTGCTGGGCTAACCGCACGGCCACCTTCATGATTCTGGGGGATATCTGTACGCGCGCTTGCCGATTCTGTGCGGTGAATACAGGCCTGCCTACCGAGCTGGATCTGCTGGAGCCGGAACGTGTGGCAGAGGCTGCCGAAGGTATGCAGCTTAAGCATTGTGTGGTTACGAGCGTCGCCCGCGATGATCTGAAGGATGGGGGGGCGGCGATTTTTGCCGAGACCGTGTCCGCGATCCGTAAGCGCCTTCCTCTATGCAGCATTGAAGTGCTGATTTCTGATTTCCTGGGGGACCGCGCGAGCCTGGAGACCGTGATGAACAGCCGCCCGGATATCCTGAACCACAATATTGAGACCGTGGAACGGATGTCTGACCGTGTCCGGGCCCGGGCCAAATACCGCCGTTCCCTGGAGCTGCTGCGCCGGGCCAAGGAGATGAAGCCGGAGATTCCGACCAAATCGAGTATTATGCTTGGCGTCGGTGAGCAGTGGGATGAGATTCTGCAGGCGATGGATGACCTTAGAGCCGTAGATTGTGATATATTGACATTAGGACAATATCTTCAGCCTTCGCCGAAGCATCTGAATGTGGAGAAATACTATCCGCCCGAGGAGTTCGCTGTGCTGAAGGAAGAGGGCCTGAAGCGCGGCTTCAGCCATGTGGAGGCCGGCCCGCTGGTGCGCAGCTCTTATCGTGCACATGAGCAGGTGAAGTCTGCTGCCGTGGCCCGTGAGGCGCGTTCTGTTTCGCAGGCATAGATGTTTAGCGGCAACTACGCCCCTCACAATACCGAGCCTTTAAGTTTTATTAGAATTTGCTAGGGCAAATTCCCCGCATGACGAAGTCACAGGCAGTTTTTTGTTTAAGGTTTTTGTTTTAAGGTTTAGGGCTTTAACGTTTTAGGGTTTTAACGTTCTAGGTTTTAAGCTTTATGGTTTTCGGTTTTAAGTGGTTTTAGGTTTTAAAAAGGGGTTTGAAAAGGCTGAAAGAACCAATGCCGCAATAGCGGCGAGGTTCTTGGGTGGCGGTTGCACCCCCTTCGCGTTGATGGAGTCATGGAGAGGGATTTTGAAATTGTAGGAGCGGCAGCGTCCGCCTGAGAGCTTTCCTCTGGAAAGCTTGCATCGTAAGCATAAGCTGTGGTCTGATTTCACCGCCTAGCGGTTAAATGGAAGAAATCAGACCACAACAGCGGCCGGAAATTCAAAATCCCGCGCAATGACGGCTTATCAACGCGCCCCCCCCAGATATTATTGAAAGGCAGGCGACACACGCTTGATCGTTATAGGTGGAAAAGGTTACGAGCTGATGCTCGATCATAAGGATGGCTGGAACCCGGAGGCTTTTCGCGGAAGATACAGCGAAGTGCTGGACCGGTACGACTATATAGTCGGTGACTGGGGCTACAGCCAATTGCGCCTCAAAGGCTTTTACCGGGATAATCACCCTAAAGTGAACCGGGACACAGCCATCTCAGGCATGGTGGATTATATTAACGAATACTGTAACTTTGGCTGTGCGTATTTTGTGCTGCATAAGCTGAAGGAGTCCCCGCAGGAGGGAATCTTCAAGGATATTCTGATTAAGGAAGTCCCGGAGCCCGGGCTGGACGAGGATCAGGAGCAGGAAGCTGAACAGGTGGTAACGGTAAAAGAACACCGGGAGCCGACGAAGGGTGCAGGCCGGGACAGGGATGGCGCAGGCGGCTCCAGCCGCGAGCATGCAACCAAGGACAGACCGGTTCGTGAGCACCAGAGCCGCAATCACCGCAACAAAGAAGGCCAGGGCAAGAAGAATCATAAAGAGTTCCAGAACAGAGGCCAGCAAGGCCAGCCGAATAATTCCAAGCAGAACAGAGAACACAGAGACAACCGGTCTAACAAGCAAGCAAATCAGAATAAGCAGGAAAGACCGGAGAAGCAGGATAGACAGGACAATAACCAGAGCAAGCAAGACAACTAGAACGATAGCCATGGTGGACAGTCGTACACCCCCTGTCACTAAAATGCAACTCAAAAAGCCTCTTCAGCATTAGCTGAAGGGGCTTTTTCTAATGAGCGAGCGAGGGAGCACCAGCCAAATGTATACGGAAAACAGCATACATTTGCTGGCGCGCAGGCGTGTGGTACGAATGTATGCGAAAAACAGCA
The window above is part of the Paenibacillus sp. FSL H8-0048 genome. Proteins encoded here:
- a CDS encoding glycosyltransferase produces the protein MNLSATPTLGVQLIVNNEAELLPRCLASLQGADEIIVVDTGSTDSSVEIARRYGATVIEAQWNHHFSEARNTGLSHAASSWILVLDADEILQTSIASIKEILVGSTAEAYTVRIENLLGSRPEDRLYHYPVRLFRGGQGYLFSGRIHESVESSILTKHGSAATWASPIEILHFGYLPPVMSARHKISRNEHLLRLALAEEPDDVFTRYNLAVNCCQGGRLKEAGELLRQSLTLAPLQASYRPSIIRDLCTIDLANGHVKAVDSLLTRELTRYGDYPDLHYMQGQSWESQGFYERAVQSYQHAIDTTSAPAPRRAYVTEQGMDSFRPLHRMGAIFQQLGKQKEAAQLYHRALQQHSLYLPALEGITSAFQELEVPDGEIAALLIQLTGTAQRASRTAIIGTLYRLDAYKAIAELPPAVCPLEEDTLLFLLSSWIITGNYHTFRKTTAKLRANPTQLSPDGLNAETLRQLCLLEAVLTWELGGRLQEELWLQFPAEVRFAVLEIDRELSLDSAEPQGDFASTGDSPLLAEVIRLAVKHQFIALGKRLVGRLPAHTRTLAEALYEEGWRAEAGELFISLADSKDASGATLRYLGELLIDKGHYAEAAGWYRLALGESPADDAVSTGLALCYLYLAEQRLAEAVERLQGAGQPAQGPLQEDRAAVAQSIAVLRCTPWHTKWNYTQRQRGAELSL
- a CDS encoding DUF6385 domain-containing protein, yielding MPNFSSFQANPDNLRTLIFGRDPSTLIDRPLTTDASGNLTTVILNGTISSVLGATITAGTLTSAGTVTNILGGTITSVLGATITAGTLSSAGTVTNLLDGTITSVLGATITAGTLSSAGTVTNLLDGTITSVLGATITAGTLTSAGTVTNLLDGTITSVLGATITAGTLSSAGTVTNLLDGTITSVLGATITAGTLSSAGTVTNILGGTITSVLGATITAGTLSSAGTVTNILGGTITSVLGATITAGTLSSVTSISQRSFVELPTSAIATSDTYTPLPANNTSVLGTYSYFIVNTGANPVNTRVEISADGTNYFVDTTGDNPLAAGSVDVIVPARFLKYTRLSYQSATPGAASTLNVIFDAQGT
- a CDS encoding alpha/beta hydrolase — its product is METCLFIHGFTGGKYEISPLAQYLEANGYVSRMFTLHGHGGGRRELLHSSRGDWQLSAEEELKQLFPSSDKVHLIGFSTGALIASCLSVQYSSRIQSLTLLSTPVYPLNPAEILRTLVRPEMLRNYLSKWGSTPMKATREFQRLVRESFQVYPQLEVPTLIVQGSRDHLVRFKSAGYLRQTIPSERKQVLIMEQSGHMVCHSAESPAMMDEVLRFIRRSGESG
- a CDS encoding LacI family DNA-binding transcriptional regulator, translated to MKVTIKDIAQAAGVAKSTVSKVMNDSPKISEETKARVRDIIKQMNYTPSSIATGLARQSSNTIAILIDMSKESEFLNQFFYNIIGGVESVIGPLKYELTIANIQHDHAEGHFLQRLVLNKRVDGIIANTSVLTPDLCAELNRLEFPYISIGEINAPGIWVDCDNELGGFMLTRHLLEQGYPSVAFIGGEKDEPLFLRRAAGYQRALGEAGMAVHSGWIINGRAAQEDGYQAAKQLLQSANSPGSIVCMSNFSAYGVLQAARELNISIPSQLGIATFDDYPLSPYTTPPLTSLDMDTFQLGASAGRLLMDKLDNKEAAVSGQLLEPELIPRLSSKRSGGAAAE
- a CDS encoding alpha amylase N-terminal ig-like domain-containing protein, translated to MLNRLFVYHTAEDPFAFPAGPRLLKLRLFVQSGQSLSCTVVHADRYDSPGHELPQEMERTGCAGAYDIHEALVPAGTGKCRYLFHIGNPAGEYIWYGERGCSENREQAGAFQYAYIHRPHAIALPAWSSDAVVYQIYPESYHQGTLQGITDKLTYLQELGVTAIYMTPIFESPSGHKYNTSDYYKVDPGFGTLEDLKTLVGTAHRLGMKVLLDAVFNHSGDTFFAFRDVLEHGEASRYKDWFFIHSFPVSTTPAPGYETFAKAEASMPKLNMDHPEVADYMMNVARYWVREAGIDGWRLDVANEVTPAFWTRLRRELKAEFPDLLLIGEIMHASGPWLRGDQFDGGMNYLLRDAVLEFFAAQSAGPTRFMEQLLHQEALYNDQANSAMFQLLGSHDTLRFLTACKEGGRGWDREATAMSRMRLAVFFQMTYIGLPMIYYGDEVGMEGATDPDCRRPMLWEEQAQHTGLLDWYKRLISLRKEHEVLHRGAFRPWFTDETRGILGYVRRSGQDQMGLIINNSPNRYHLELPAYRSDTKVLTELLSGHTLRSSSKLLVEIGPFGCLMLH
- a CDS encoding M23 family metallopeptidase, whose product is MLALLKSPYTRRTLMCISAAALLWSGSPAEHAQAARYHKIPELSSGSPSPAPANSKETAAADRKQLFEQMGAATGIPWYRFAAIDQYERTIARKSKKTAAAEPPSAAAKPRLTGIMIPAPVWSGPLNPDQNDKQPESIRFFGGFGLDGSGDGIADPESDADVLYSMASHLLKYGDSATDFNIGIWEYYHNGRAAQRVSQFAKLYEHFGRLDLSGSAFPLPIGTNYAYRSTWGTGRSWGGARIHEGTDLFAPHGLTVRSTCFGIVETKGWNRYGGWRIGIRDIENRYHYYAHLMGYEKSLLRGDIVTPGQTIGWVGSSGYGSPGTQGKFPPHLHYGIYRDRGITEWAFDPYPLLKQWENQEFRQLRQNKKKK
- the lipA gene encoding lipoyl synthase — protein: MTNRTAKQPKPDWIKIKLTTGEEYQEIKGMMRSKTLHTVCEEARCPNIYECWANRTATFMILGDICTRACRFCAVNTGLPTELDLLEPERVAEAAEGMQLKHCVVTSVARDDLKDGGAAIFAETVSAIRKRLPLCSIEVLISDFLGDRASLETVMNSRPDILNHNIETVERMSDRVRARAKYRRSLELLRRAKEMKPEIPTKSSIMLGVGEQWDEILQAMDDLRAVDCDILTLGQYLQPSPKHLNVEKYYPPEEFAVLKEEGLKRGFSHVEAGPLVRSSYRAHEQVKSAAVAREARSVSQA